One genomic region from Pempheris klunzingeri isolate RE-2024b chromosome 4, fPemKlu1.hap1, whole genome shotgun sequence encodes:
- the LOC139200402 gene encoding sarcolipin, giving the protein MDRSVQELFLNFMIVLITVLLMWLLVKTYQD; this is encoded by the coding sequence ATGGACCGCTCAGTGCAGGAGCTGTTCCTCAACTTCATGATCGTCTTAATCACCGTGCTGCTGATGTGGCTGCTGGTGAAAACTTATCAGGACTGA
- the kbtbd3 gene encoding kelch repeat and BTB domain-containing protein 3, with the protein MDESQESSDRITTNHNPSSSSSSASPPTSKPGSVPQCNGAPECRTLLRMSESQGLQLLSVLRSFREQGLMFDFTIKVQEQSFPSHRCVLAACSDFFRAMFEVDMRERGDGSVTLGNQCPVAVGSFLDFAYSGEILITDSNVDVLFQLASFLQVSVLSRACSDFLIGTMDLNNCLSLLSLAEAYGSASLLKSANEFVVQNFSELSKIHEFLDMQVNVLEACLRSDTLNMPSEEAVVMSLLRWVQHDLPRRQKLLPGLLSLIRLHHLPEHTLKTLPDSDTLLSDGESCLALFSEALSRQDQYSGLLTDARLATTQSYIYIHKTEENGEIRHSFCYCLETDQWKELATGNGDGTATIPDPPGSYLTSYAEKIFVTGGCRGNCCRAIRLHVAEPFHDATDEVWCFCPVTLTCTPAPAMLKPRTTHTAVTCLDRVYVIGGRTKGSRGGAPSLLEVEYYNPLSQTWCPVSPLPTAIFYPEASACGSVIYTLGSEVEITDSFNPSLDCFFSYDAQRDQWSRLVAEFGQFFHATLVKAVSINSTLHLCDLSTYKVYSFCPETCVWKGEGSFECAGFNAGAVGLRDRIYILGGDYSPDEITDEVQVYHSGRSQWEEVAPMPRALTEFHCQVISFNRYRDPWGDTA; encoded by the exons ATGGATGAATCTCAAGAGTCATCCGATCGTATCACCACCAACCACaaccccagcagcagcagtagcagcgcCAGCCCTCCCACCAGCAAACCTGGCAGTGTTCCACAATGCAATGGGGCCCCAGAGTGCCGGACCCTGCTGCGGATGTCTGAGTCACAGGGACTCCAGCTGCTGAGCGTGCTCAGATCATTCAGGGAGCAAGGCTTGATGTTTGACTTCACCATTAAGGTCCAGGAGCAAAGTTTTCCCTCCCATCGCTGCGTCCTTGCTGCATGCAGTGATTTCTTCag GGCCATGTTTGAGGTGGACATGCGAGAGCGCGGTGACGGTTCAGTGACTCTGGGTAACCAGTGTCCGGTGGCGGTGGGTTCTTTCCTGGACTTCGCCTATTCTGGAGAGATACTCATCACTGACAGCAACGTGGACGTGCTGTTTCAGCTCGCCTCTTTTCTGCAG GTGTCAGTCTTGTCCCGAGCGTGCAGCGACTTTCTGATAGGAACCATGGATCTCAATAACTGTCTGTCGCTCCTCTCCCTCGCTGAGGCCTACGGCTCGGCCTCCCTCCTCAAAAGTGCCAATGAGTTTGTGGTTCAGAACTTCTCTGAACTTTCCAAAATCCACGAGTTTCTGGATATGCAG GTGAATGTGTTGGAAGCATGCCTAAGGTCAGACACTCTAAACATGCCCAGCGAGGAGGCCGTGGTGATGTCGCTTCTTAGATGGGTACAACATGATCTCCCAAGAAGACAAAAACTGTTACCGGGCTTGCTATCACTAATCAGACTCCACCATCTACCTGAACATACACTAAAG ACTCTGCCTGATTCAGACACTCTGCTCAGCGATGGGGAGTCCTGTCTCGCCCTGTTCTCGGAGGCTCTTAGCAGACAGGATCAGTACAGCGGCTTGCTCACCGATGCCAGGCTGGCCACCACACAGAGCTACATCTACATCCACAAGACGGAGGAGAACGGAGAGATCCGCCACTCCTTCTGCTACTGTCTGGAGACAGACCAGTGGAAGGAGCTGGCAACAGGGAATGGAGATGGGACAGCCACGATTCCAGACCCACCGGGATCCTACCTTACCAGCTATGCTGAGAAG ATATTTGTGACAGGTGGTTGCCGGGGTAACTGTTGCCGGGCAATACGTCTCCATGTGGCCGAGCCATTCCATGACGCCACGGACGAGGTTTGGTGCTTCTGTCCGGTGACCCTAACCTGCACGCCTGCACCAGCCATGCTGAAGCCCAGAACTACGCACACAGCTGTAACGTGTCTGGACCGAGTGTATGTCATCGGAGGACGAACCAAGGGATCCAGAGGGGGCGCTCCCAGTCTGCTGGAG GTGGAGTATTATAACCCTCTGAGCCAGACCTGGTGCCCGGTCAGCCCGCTGCCCACTGCCATCTTCTACCCTGAGGCCAGTGCTTGTGGCAGTGTTATCTATACTCTGGGGTCTGAGGTGGAGATCACAGACTCTTTTAACCCCTCACTGGACTGCTTCTTCTCCTATGACGCCCAGCGTGACCAGTGGAGTCGCCTGGTGGCAGAGTTTGGCCAGTTCTTCCATGCTACATTGGTCAAGGCGGTGTCGATTAATAGTACACTGCACCTCTGTGACCTGTCTACGTATAAG GTGTACAGTTTTTGTCCAGAGACGTGTGTGTGGAAGGGCGAAGGGTCGTTTGAGTGTGCTGGGTTCAACGCTGGAGCAGTGGGCTTGAGAGACAGAATCTACATCCTGGGTGGAGACTATTCACCTGACGAGATCACTGATGAAGTTCAG GTGTACCACAGTGGGAGGAGCCAATGGGAGGAAGTGGCTCCCATGCCCAGAGCGCTCACCGAGTTCCACTGTCAGGTCATCAGCTTCAACAGATACAGAGACCCATGGGGTGACACAGCATGa